From Meiothermus sp. CFH 77666, one genomic window encodes:
- a CDS encoding NUDIX domain-containing protein encodes MEQVYVLPTSVFPPACDALIPLEPELLISIEQKGFFMERAQAEEDPTHRQIIPYALVAYQGRYFLMRRTRGGGEARLHDLYTLGVGGHINPQDLTHPSANPVLDGLRRELLEEAGVLHYTAEPVGLIVMSDTPVSRVHAGVVFVVEAQDEPRVQEVEKLEGRLVEFSELHSVRDCLEGWSRLLLDWLEANQPL; translated from the coding sequence ATGGAACAGGTCTATGTGCTGCCTACCTCAGTCTTTCCGCCCGCATGTGATGCCTTGATTCCCCTCGAGCCCGAACTGCTTATAAGCATCGAACAGAAGGGCTTCTTCATGGAACGCGCCCAGGCCGAAGAAGACCCCACCCACAGGCAGATCATCCCCTACGCCCTGGTAGCGTACCAGGGCCGCTACTTTCTGATGCGGCGCACCAGGGGCGGCGGCGAGGCCCGTTTGCATGACCTCTACACCCTTGGGGTGGGCGGCCATATCAACCCCCAAGACCTCACCCACCCCAGCGCCAACCCCGTACTGGATGGCCTGCGCCGTGAGCTGCTGGAAGAGGCAGGGGTGCTGCACTACACCGCCGAGCCGGTGGGCCTGATTGTGATGTCCGATACGCCGGTGAGCCGGGTACACGCCGGGGTGGTGTTTGTGGTGGAGGCCCAGGACGAGCCCAGGGTGCAGGAGGTGGAGAAGCTCGAGGGCCGCCTGGTAGAGTTTTCCGAGCTGCACTCGGTGCGGGACTGCCTAGAGGGTTGGTCCCGCCTTTTGCTCGACTGGCTCGAGGCGAACCAGCCGCTCTAG
- the guaD gene encoding guanine deaminase: MTFILRGLVVHTPQNPFRETDALQAFSDGGLAIAGGRIAAVGHFAEVSRQFPDAPVQDCREGVLLPGLVDTHVHYPQTRVIGAMGYTLLDWLEKRTLPLEARLSDNKLARELAREFVKLLLRNGTTTALVFGSHFQGATANLFGAAEDVRLRIIAGQVCSDRLLRPELHTTPEQSYAEQKMLIQRFHGRGKLRYAVTPRFALSASEGLLEVCQTLLQEHPDLHFTTHINENTEEIRTVAALFPWSENYLQTYDRFGLVRERSVFAHNVHPTEPELLRLAEARAAVAHCPSSNAFIGSGIFPMRQHLRHGVRFGLGSDVGGGTGFSLLKEGLTAYIAQRYAQDGVNLTPAHLLYLATQAGAEILGLGQEVGSFAPGKAADVVWVKPEERSTLEIHFRHLDSVEELLGSLFTLHGEAGVEKVWLDGREAPLD; this comes from the coding sequence ATGACCTTTATTTTGCGTGGCCTGGTGGTTCACACCCCCCAAAACCCCTTCCGCGAGACTGATGCCCTGCAAGCCTTTTCCGATGGAGGGCTGGCGATTGCCGGAGGCCGGATTGCGGCGGTGGGCCATTTTGCCGAGGTGTCCCGGCAGTTTCCTGATGCACCGGTGCAGGACTGCCGCGAGGGGGTTTTGCTGCCGGGGCTGGTGGATACCCATGTGCACTACCCGCAAACCCGCGTGATTGGGGCCATGGGCTACACCCTGCTCGACTGGCTGGAAAAGCGCACCCTGCCCTTAGAAGCCCGGCTTTCCGACAACAAACTGGCCCGCGAGCTGGCCCGGGAGTTCGTCAAGCTGCTCCTGCGCAACGGTACCACCACGGCCTTGGTGTTTGGCTCGCACTTCCAGGGGGCCACCGCCAACCTTTTCGGAGCCGCCGAGGATGTGAGGCTTCGCATTATTGCAGGGCAGGTGTGCTCGGATCGGCTGCTGAGGCCCGAACTGCACACCACCCCCGAGCAGAGCTACGCCGAGCAAAAGATGCTGATCCAGCGCTTTCACGGGCGCGGCAAACTGCGCTATGCGGTCACGCCGCGCTTTGCCCTTTCGGCCTCCGAGGGGTTGCTCGAGGTCTGCCAGACCCTTCTGCAAGAGCACCCCGACCTGCACTTCACCACCCACATCAACGAGAACACCGAGGAAATTCGCACCGTGGCGGCGCTTTTCCCCTGGAGCGAAAACTACCTCCAGACCTACGACCGGTTTGGCCTGGTGAGGGAGCGCTCGGTGTTTGCCCACAACGTACACCCCACCGAGCCCGAGCTGCTGCGGCTGGCCGAGGCACGGGCCGCCGTGGCCCACTGCCCCAGTTCCAATGCTTTCATCGGCAGCGGCATCTTTCCCATGCGACAGCATTTGCGCCATGGGGTTCGCTTTGGGCTGGGTTCGGACGTGGGGGGCGGTACCGGGTTCAGCCTTTTGAAGGAGGGCCTTACGGCCTACATTGCCCAGCGCTACGCCCAGGACGGTGTGAACCTGACCCCCGCCCACCTGCTCTACCTGGCCACCCAGGCGGGTGCCGAAATTCTGGGCCTGGGCCAGGAAGTTGGGAGTTTCGCGCCGGGCAAGGCTGCCGATGTGGTCTGGGTCAAACCCGAAGAAAGGAGCACCCTGGAAATTCACTTCCGCCATCTGGACTCCGTGGAAGAGCTACTGGGCTCGCTCTTCACCCTGCACGGCGAGGCCGGGGTCGAAAAGGTCTGGCTCGATGGCCGGGAAGCGCCCCTGGACTGA
- the ade gene encoding adenine deaminase yields the protein MSITLADLQYAVDAAMGRRPGSVLLKNVRLADVFSLELKPTHILLAGPLVAAVGPAYAEAEALEVLDLEGRVVAPGLIDGHVHLESSLVSPAEYARGVVPRGVTGVVTDPHEIGNVAGVAGIEWLMEASEGLPLEVWITVPSSVPSTRLETSGATLGLAEIEHLLAHPRVVGVAELMSFPAILAADVDELSKVLLAERFRKSPEGHAPTLTGRPLQGYLATGIASDHESTTLEEGRAKLEAGCFLMVREGSTTRNLEALHPLIKPQYADRIGLVTDDRLPSDLLLEGGVDFLVRKAIALGADPIYAIRAGSWNVARHYRLTRRGAVAPGFQADLVILDDLETFAASRVYQRGRLVAEQGQLRVELPQTRVGAAVSQTVKLPQLRPADLRIPAFSGMARVVRAIPHQVLTAEAHLEPTIRDGEVVADPERDLAKLICLERHGKNGQIGKGLVTAFGLKKGALACTVGHDHHNLMAVGVSDADILTAARRLEALGGGMIAVADGEVLAELALPIAGLITDEPLEQVNARLQALETAARQLGVTLPDPYMALSFLGLAVIPELRLTDYGLVDVHKGALVPLAVE from the coding sequence ATGAGCATCACCCTTGCCGACCTCCAGTACGCAGTGGACGCCGCAATGGGCCGCCGTCCGGGCAGTGTGCTTTTGAAGAATGTGCGGCTGGCCGATGTGTTTAGCCTCGAGCTAAAGCCCACCCACATCCTGCTGGCCGGGCCCCTGGTGGCGGCGGTGGGCCCGGCGTATGCTGAGGCCGAGGCCCTGGAGGTGCTCGATTTAGAGGGCCGGGTGGTGGCTCCGGGCCTGATTGATGGGCACGTGCACCTCGAGAGCTCCCTGGTCTCGCCCGCCGAGTACGCCCGTGGTGTGGTGCCCCGCGGCGTGACCGGGGTGGTAACCGACCCCCACGAGATTGGCAACGTGGCGGGGGTGGCGGGTATCGAGTGGCTGATGGAGGCCAGCGAGGGACTGCCGCTGGAGGTCTGGATTACGGTGCCGTCCTCGGTGCCTTCCACGCGCCTGGAAACCAGCGGGGCTACGCTGGGCCTGGCCGAGATCGAGCACCTCCTGGCCCACCCCCGGGTGGTGGGGGTGGCCGAACTGATGAGCTTTCCGGCCATTCTGGCCGCCGATGTGGACGAACTGAGCAAGGTGCTGCTGGCCGAGCGCTTTCGCAAGTCGCCCGAGGGCCACGCCCCCACCCTGACCGGGCGGCCTTTGCAGGGCTACCTGGCCACCGGCATTGCCTCCGACCACGAGAGCACCACCTTAGAAGAGGGGCGGGCCAAGCTCGAGGCAGGCTGCTTTTTGATGGTGCGCGAAGGCTCGACCACCCGCAACCTCGAGGCCCTGCACCCGCTCATCAAACCGCAGTACGCCGACCGCATCGGCCTGGTGACCGACGATCGCCTGCCCTCCGACCTGCTGCTCGAGGGCGGGGTGGACTTCCTGGTGCGCAAGGCCATTGCCCTGGGGGCCGACCCCATCTACGCCATCCGGGCCGGAAGCTGGAATGTGGCCCGCCATTATCGCCTTACACGCCGGGGCGCCGTTGCGCCAGGCTTTCAGGCCGACCTGGTCATCCTGGATGACCTGGAGACCTTTGCCGCAAGCCGGGTGTATCAGCGGGGCCGCCTGGTGGCCGAGCAGGGGCAGCTCAGGGTGGAACTGCCCCAAACCAGGGTCGGGGCAGCGGTTTCTCAAACGGTCAAACTACCCCAGCTACGGCCAGCGGATTTGCGGATTCCGGCTTTTTCTGGCATGGCTCGAGTGGTACGGGCCATCCCGCATCAGGTGCTGACTGCCGAGGCGCACCTCGAGCCTACCATCCGAGACGGCGAGGTGGTGGCCGACCCCGAGCGCGACCTGGCCAAGCTCATCTGCCTCGAGCGCCATGGAAAAAACGGTCAGATTGGCAAAGGTCTGGTAACAGCCTTCGGCCTGAAAAAGGGCGCGCTGGCCTGCACGGTGGGCCACGACCACCACAACCTGATGGCCGTGGGGGTTTCGGATGCCGATATTTTGACCGCTGCCAGAAGGCTCGAGGCCCTGGGTGGGGGGATGATTGCGGTGGCCGATGGCGAGGTACTGGCCGAGCTGGCCTTGCCCATTGCGGGCCTGATTACCGACGAGCCCCTGGAGCAGGTCAACGCCAGGCTACAGGCCCTCGAGACCGCCGCCCGGCAACTGGGCGTCACCCTGCCCGACCCTTACATGGCGCTCTCGTTTCTGGGCCTGGCCGTGATTCCCGAACTTCGCCTGACCGACTATGGGCTGGTGGATGTCCACAAGGGGGCTTTGGTGCCGCTGGCGGTGGAGTAA
- a CDS encoding BMP family ABC transporter substrate-binding protein: MRKTWLLGILMLLGLGFAQAQQANLKACFIYVGPIGDVGWTFAHDEARRAAEKAIPGLTTQYVESVKPADTMATIDRLVSGGCNVIFTTSFDFMDQTLEAAKKYPEVIFAHASGFKRAPNMLTYMADFYQIYYLNGLMAGALTKSGKVGYVAAFPIPELKRHISAFALGVRAVNPRATVNVKWINAWFDPVKAREAAEALMAEGNDILAFTEDTATVIQTAARRKVPSFSHYNSMYKYAPDYVVSGQLVDWSVIYIDILKKVQNGTYTSKNLQNVDYWWLAREKAVMLGAQVGMPINPKFEAALKRATMTVNGKRVSVYDRVMELYKDIQSASPKWDPFTGPIRDRNGVLRVPAGRKMTVKELNEMQWVAPGVVGQVADEPK, encoded by the coding sequence ATGAGAAAGACTTGGTTGCTAGGTATCCTGATGTTGCTGGGGCTAGGCTTCGCGCAGGCTCAGCAGGCTAACCTTAAGGCTTGTTTCATCTATGTGGGCCCGATAGGCGATGTGGGCTGGACCTTCGCCCACGACGAAGCCCGTCGGGCTGCGGAGAAGGCCATTCCCGGCCTCACCACGCAGTACGTGGAATCGGTCAAGCCCGCCGACACCATGGCTACCATAGACCGGCTGGTCTCGGGCGGCTGTAACGTGATTTTTACCACCTCCTTCGACTTCATGGATCAGACCCTCGAGGCCGCTAAGAAATACCCCGAGGTCATCTTCGCCCATGCCTCGGGCTTCAAGCGGGCCCCCAACATGCTCACCTACATGGCCGATTTCTATCAGATTTACTACCTGAACGGCCTGATGGCGGGCGCCCTGACCAAGAGCGGCAAGGTCGGCTACGTGGCGGCCTTCCCCATTCCCGAGCTCAAGCGCCATATCTCGGCCTTTGCCCTGGGGGTGCGGGCGGTGAACCCGCGCGCAACCGTCAACGTGAAATGGATCAACGCCTGGTTTGACCCCGTCAAGGCCCGCGAGGCTGCCGAAGCCCTGATGGCCGAAGGCAACGACATCCTGGCCTTTACCGAAGATACCGCCACCGTGATTCAGACCGCCGCCCGGCGTAAGGTGCCCAGCTTCAGCCACTACAACTCGATGTACAAGTACGCGCCGGATTATGTGGTCTCGGGCCAACTCGTAGACTGGAGCGTCATCTACATTGACATCCTGAAAAAAGTGCAGAACGGCACCTACACCTCCAAGAACCTTCAGAACGTGGACTACTGGTGGCTGGCCCGTGAAAAAGCTGTGATGCTGGGCGCGCAGGTAGGCATGCCCATCAACCCCAAGTTTGAGGCGGCCCTGAAGCGGGCCACCATGACCGTGAACGGCAAGCGGGTCAGTGTGTATGACCGGGTGATGGAGCTCTACAAAGACATCCAGAGCGCCAGCCCTAAGTGGGATCCCTTCACCGGCCCCATTCGCGACCGCAACGGGGTGCTGCGCGTACCCGCGGGGCGCAAGATGACCGTCAAGGAACTCAACGAGATGCAGTGGGTGGCTCCTGGCGTGGTGGGTCAGGTAGCGGACGAGCCGAAGTAG
- a CDS encoding ABC transporter permease: MLNALARALSFGTPLLLACLGAILNERAGVVNLGVEGMMALGALAGFAVAFGSGVGDGNLWLAVLAALGAGTLAAFLHAFVTITLQANQFVSGLALTMLGLGSAGLLGKRFEGQPLFNQPPEWPFTLGAIGLAVLLGLVFYATKLGLSLRSVGENPAAADLLGINVSAVRYGAVAVGGALAGLAGAYLSLVYRPSWTDGMTAGLGWIAVALVIFVGWSPLRAIFGAVFFGLLYYLQFRLQGQSPIPSEVFASLPYLLVILVLALSGLRGQQGNAPEALGRPYRRGER, translated from the coding sequence ATCCTGAACGCCCTCGCTCGAGCCCTCTCCTTTGGTACGCCCTTGCTTTTGGCCTGCCTGGGAGCCATTCTGAACGAACGCGCCGGGGTAGTGAACCTGGGGGTGGAGGGGATGATGGCTCTGGGAGCCCTGGCCGGTTTTGCGGTGGCTTTTGGCAGTGGGGTAGGGGATGGCAACCTCTGGCTGGCTGTACTGGCAGCCCTGGGGGCGGGTACTCTGGCTGCCTTCCTACACGCTTTTGTTACCATTACCTTGCAGGCCAACCAGTTTGTCTCAGGGCTGGCGCTGACCATGCTGGGCCTGGGCTCGGCGGGCTTGCTCGGTAAGCGCTTTGAGGGGCAGCCCCTGTTCAACCAGCCCCCCGAGTGGCCCTTTACCCTGGGAGCGATTGGGCTGGCGGTGCTGCTGGGGCTGGTTTTTTACGCAACCAAACTGGGCCTCTCGCTCCGCTCGGTGGGCGAAAACCCCGCCGCTGCCGACCTGCTGGGCATCAACGTATCGGCCGTGCGATATGGGGCAGTGGCCGTTGGGGGTGCGCTGGCGGGGCTGGCGGGGGCCTACCTCTCGCTGGTTTACCGCCCCTCCTGGACCGATGGCATGACTGCCGGGCTGGGTTGGATTGCGGTCGCGCTGGTGATTTTCGTGGGCTGGAGCCCACTGAGGGCCATCTTTGGAGCGGTCTTTTTTGGCCTTTTGTACTACCTTCAGTTTAGGCTCCAGGGGCAAAGCCCCATTCCCTCGGAGGTGTTTGCGAGCCTGCCCTACCTTCTGGTTATACTTGTGCTGGCTTTGTCAGGGCTGCGTGGGCAGCAAGGCAACGCCCCTGAAGCGCTGGGCAGACCCTATCGGCGGGGCGAACGCTAA
- a CDS encoding ABC transporter permease: MRLEPLANPSRSRVLGVTLAALGVAFVLVGGLFAAYGLNPLEAYRAMLSGTLLDAKGWQEILRRSIPLLLIGVGLTLAFRTQYFNIGAEGQLLLGAVWAAGVALFMPLPPWLSLPGMALAGALGGALWCLVAAWLKSRLSVNEILTTLMLNYVAQSLVIFLINGPWKGRDARGYIYSDRFAEYQQLAVLPGTNVHWPTLLLGVLLALGLQWLLTRTTLGFRMRVVGENPEAARYLGISGVRVVLWVALITGGLAGLAGVGEIAGIHHRLIEPGQLSSGYGFTAIIVAWLARGNPALVLLTAPLMGLILAGGDLLKVSLNMPFRIVDVFSGVMLLCLIGSEIFLRNRLRWGR, translated from the coding sequence GTGAGGCTCGAGCCCCTCGCCAACCCTTCGCGTTCCCGGGTGCTGGGGGTCACGCTGGCTGCTTTGGGGGTGGCTTTTGTACTGGTGGGTGGGCTCTTTGCGGCCTATGGACTCAACCCGCTCGAGGCCTACCGCGCCATGCTCTCGGGTACCCTGCTAGACGCCAAGGGCTGGCAGGAAATTTTGCGCCGCAGCATTCCCTTGCTGCTCATTGGGGTGGGCCTGACCCTGGCCTTTCGCACGCAGTACTTCAACATCGGAGCCGAAGGCCAACTGCTCCTGGGTGCAGTCTGGGCGGCTGGGGTGGCGCTGTTTATGCCCCTTCCACCCTGGCTCAGCCTGCCGGGCATGGCGCTGGCAGGGGCTCTCGGCGGAGCCCTGTGGTGCCTGGTAGCAGCCTGGCTCAAAAGCCGCCTGAGCGTCAATGAAATCCTCACTACCCTGATGCTCAACTATGTTGCACAGTCACTGGTCATTTTTTTGATTAATGGCCCCTGGAAGGGCAGGGACGCCCGTGGCTACATCTACTCAGACCGCTTCGCCGAATACCAGCAGCTGGCAGTGCTCCCCGGCACCAACGTCCACTGGCCCACCCTGCTGCTGGGGGTGCTGCTGGCGCTGGGCCTGCAATGGCTGCTCACCCGCACCACCCTGGGCTTCCGGATGCGGGTGGTGGGGGAGAACCCGGAGGCAGCCCGTTACCTGGGCATCTCGGGAGTTCGGGTGGTGCTTTGGGTAGCCCTCATCACCGGAGGGTTGGCTGGGCTGGCCGGGGTCGGCGAGATTGCCGGAATTCACCACCGCCTGATAGAGCCGGGTCAGCTCTCCTCCGGCTATGGCTTTACCGCCATCATTGTGGCCTGGTTGGCCAGGGGCAACCCGGCGCTGGTGCTTCTGACCGCTCCCTTGATGGGCCTGATTCTGGCAGGGGGCGACCTGCTCAAGGTGAGCCTCAACATGCCTTTCCGCATTGTGGACGTGTTCAGCGGGGTGATGCTTTTGTGCCTGATTGGCTCGGAAATTTTCCTGAGGAATCGCCTCCGTTGGGGCCGCTAG
- a CDS encoding ABC transporter ATP-binding protein — translation MGEPLLRLQNITKRFPGVVANDGVSLEVYPGEVLALLGENGAGKSTLISILYGLYRPDEGEIFLEGRPVKIHSPVDALKLGIGLVPQHPTLVGRHTVAENLALGIGTPLLPARRIVPLIERIAQGYGLSIDPQAHVHQLSPGEKQRVEIVRALLRGAKVLILDEPTSVLTPQEAEALFRVMRELKAAGKSLIFISHKLEEVLAIADRCVVLRRGQVVGSMPTPEASKTMLAQMMVGRSVSFERKRANPQMGEVLLRVEDLQVRSGRNLPALRGVSFELCVGEILGIAGVAGNGQSELVEVLAGLRKMEGGMVRLAGQPLVANPARLFAKGVAHIPEDRIHMGTVPSMSVAENLALRSFCRPPFARGLLLNPSAFAAHAQAKIREYAVATPGLHTPSRLLSGGNIQKVILARELSGQPRLILAVHPTYGLDIGATEQVHRVLLEKTYQGAGVLLVSEDLEELLSLSDRIAVLYQGRLQGPYPVGQISREQVGLLMTGGEA, via the coding sequence ATGGGCGAGCCCCTTTTGCGACTCCAAAACATCACCAAGCGCTTCCCAGGGGTAGTGGCCAACGATGGGGTGAGTCTCGAGGTCTACCCCGGCGAGGTACTGGCCTTGCTGGGCGAGAATGGGGCGGGTAAGTCTACGCTCATTTCCATACTGTACGGCCTCTACCGCCCGGATGAGGGCGAAATCTTCCTGGAAGGCCGTCCGGTCAAGATTCACTCACCAGTGGATGCCCTCAAACTTGGCATCGGGTTGGTGCCCCAGCACCCTACGCTGGTGGGCCGTCATACGGTGGCCGAGAACCTGGCCTTAGGCATCGGAACCCCCTTGCTGCCGGCCCGGCGCATCGTGCCCCTGATCGAACGCATTGCCCAGGGATATGGCCTCTCCATTGACCCCCAGGCCCACGTCCACCAGCTTTCGCCGGGCGAGAAGCAGCGGGTCGAGATTGTGCGGGCTTTGCTGCGGGGAGCCAAGGTGCTCATCCTGGACGAGCCTACCAGCGTCCTCACCCCGCAGGAGGCCGAGGCCTTGTTCCGGGTGATGCGCGAGCTGAAGGCGGCGGGCAAGTCGCTCATCTTCATCTCGCATAAACTCGAGGAGGTGCTGGCGATTGCCGACCGCTGTGTGGTCTTGCGCCGGGGGCAGGTGGTGGGCAGCATGCCCACCCCTGAGGCCAGCAAAACCATGCTGGCCCAGATGATGGTAGGGCGCAGCGTGAGCTTTGAACGCAAGCGCGCCAATCCGCAGATGGGTGAGGTTTTGCTGCGTGTAGAGGACTTGCAGGTTCGGTCGGGCCGCAATCTCCCTGCTTTGCGGGGGGTTAGCTTTGAGCTATGCGTGGGGGAAATTCTGGGGATTGCAGGGGTAGCCGGCAACGGCCAGAGCGAGCTGGTGGAGGTACTGGCCGGTTTGCGCAAAATGGAGGGCGGGATGGTGCGGCTGGCCGGGCAGCCCCTGGTTGCCAACCCGGCCCGGTTGTTTGCCAAGGGGGTGGCTCACATTCCTGAAGACCGTATCCACATGGGCACCGTTCCCAGCATGAGCGTGGCCGAGAACCTGGCTTTGCGTTCTTTTTGCCGGCCCCCCTTTGCCCGTGGCCTGTTGCTCAACCCCTCTGCTTTTGCCGCCCATGCCCAGGCAAAAATCCGTGAGTATGCCGTGGCTACCCCCGGCCTACACACCCCCTCACGCCTGCTTTCGGGCGGCAACATCCAGAAGGTCATTCTGGCCCGCGAGCTCTCCGGGCAGCCCCGCCTGATACTGGCGGTGCACCCGACCTATGGCCTCGACATCGGGGCAACCGAGCAGGTGCACCGGGTGCTGCTCGAGAAAACCTACCAGGGGGCGGGGGTGCTTCTGGTCTCGGAAGACCTGGAAGAGCTGCTCTCGCTATCCGACCGGATTGCGGTGCTCTACCAGGGGAGGCTGCAGGGCCCCTACCCGGTAGGTCAAATCTCCCGTGAACAGGTGGGGCTTTTGATGACCGGAGGTGAGGCGTGA